Proteins encoded within one genomic window of Cucumis sativus cultivar 9930 chromosome 3, Cucumber_9930_V3, whole genome shotgun sequence:
- the LOC101204038 gene encoding UDP-glucuronic acid decarboxylase 1, translated as MQSIKQLHKQSSINHRRDEEVPPVPTSPYSPKALKHPRSLPRSINYLFREQRLLFVFVGILIGSTFFILQPSLSRIGPSEAGSAIRRSFATGLTSRDQVSGSGIYGFGKTGGRVPVGIGRRRLRIVVTGGAGFVGSHLVDKLIERGDDVIVIDNFFTGRKDNLVHHLGNPRFELIRHDVVEPILLEVDQIYHLACPASPVHYKYNPVKTIKTNVMGTLNMLGLAKRIGARFLLTSTSEVYGDPLEHPQKETYWGNVNPIGERSCYDEGKRTAETLTMDYHRGAEVEVRIARIFNTYGPRMCLDDGRVVSNFVAQAIRKQPLTVYGDGKQTRSFQYVSDLVNGLVALMEGEHVGPFNLGNPGEFTMMELAQVVKETIDPSATIEFRPNTADDPHKRKPDISKAKSLLNWEPKISLREGLPLMVSDFQKRILNEDEGKGY; from the exons ATGCAGAGCATCAAACAGCTCCATAAGCAATCCAGCATTAATCACCGGCGGGATGAAGAGGTTCCGCCAGTTCCGACATCGCCGTATTCCCCAAAAGCTCTCAAACACCCCAGATCTCTCCCCAGATCCATCAACTATCTTTTCAGAGAGCAGAGacttctctttgtttttgtcgGCATTTTGATTGGCTCTACCTTCTTCATCCTTCAGCCCTCCTTGTCCCGTATTGGCCCTTCTGAAGCTGGGTCTGCAATTCGCAGATCGTTTGCAACAGGTTTGACGAGCAGGGACCAGGTTTCAGGGTCGGGGATATATGGATTTGGGAAAACGGGGGGCAGAGTTCCCGTCGGTATTGGGCGGCGAAGGTTGAGGATTGTTGTCACTGGTGGAGCTGGATTTGTGGGAAGTCATCTTGTGGATAAGTTAATTGAAAGAGGGGATGATGTGATTGTTATTGATAACTTCTTCACTGGTAGAAAGGATAATTTGGTGCATCATCTGGGAAATCCTCGATTCGAGCTGATTCGACATGATGTGGTTGAGCCAATTCTTTTAGAGGTGGATCAAATCTACCACTTGGCATGTCCAGCATCTCCTGTTCATTACAAGTACAATCCTGTCAAGACTATC AAGACAAATGTAATGGGTACCTTGAATATGCTTGGCCTGGCAAAGAGAATTGGGGCTAGATTTCTACTCACCAGTACTAGTGAAGTTTACGGTGATCCACTTGAGCATCCTCAGAAGGAAACATACTGGGGAAATGTAAACCCTATAG GGGAAAGAAGCTGCTATGATGAAGGAAAGAGAACAGCTGAAACCTTAACCATGGATTATCATAGAGGTGCTGAAGTCGAG gTTCGAATTGCTCGCATTTTTAACACATATGGACCCCGTATGTGTTTAGATGATGGGCGTGTTGTCAGCAATTTTGTTGCACAG GCTATTCGGAAACAACCATTGACTGTTTACGGTGATGGAAAACAAACACGGAGCTTTCAATATGTCTCTGACTTG GTTAATGGACTGGTGGCACTCATGGAAGGTGAACATGTAGGACCTTTCAACTTGGGTAATCCAGGAGAGTTTACCATGATGGAGCTGGCCCAG GTTGTCAAAGAAACTATAGATCCAAGTGCAACAATAGAGTTTAGACCAAATACTGCCGATGATCCTCACAAGAGAAAACCTGATATTAGCAAAGCAAAGTCATTACTCAACTGGGAACCCAAAATCTCACTAAGAGAAGGACTGCCTCTCATGGTGAGTGACTTCCAGAAGCGCATTTTGAATGAAGACGAAGGTAAAGGTTACTAA